From one Planococcus citri chromosome 3, ihPlaCitr1.1, whole genome shotgun sequence genomic stretch:
- the Gclc gene encoding glutamate--cysteine ligase catalytic subunit, which yields MGLLSEGKPLSWEETKALAEHVRKHGIVQFINLYHRLKDKQGDILKFGDEVEYVIVKFDHENKVARLSLRGAEILKKLNEKEALNPDTVKSLWRPEYAAYMIEGTPGKPYGGLTAHFNVVEANMRYRREEVEEFLEKDEIIMSVTTFPRLGCPNFTSPIFQPNPNEGASHSLFFPQEAIFSDHPRFATLTRNIRMRRGEKVAINLPIFKDKNTPSPFVEDLQALGDNGESAKAALPDHVYLDAMGFGMGCCCLQITFQACCIDEARKLYDQLTPLCPILLAITAASPVFRGYLTDTDCRWSVISGSVDCRTREERGLEPLKNNKFVIPKSRYDSIDSYLSCESDKFNDIPLIYDQAIYNQLRENNIDHLLAQHVAHLFIRDTVSLFGEKVNQNDEVDTDHFENIQSTNWQTMRFKPPPPNSNIGWRVEFRPCENQSTDFENAAVVCFIVMLTRVLLSYNIDLIIPISKVDENLKNAQKRNAINTEKFWFRKYINLSSKTCPNLLSDPAFKNMNFTPEDSEPVYTQMTINEIINGKEGEFPGLIPLLNTYLFSMEIDADTHCTIQQYLSLIKGRASGEILTTAGWIRKYVREHPSYKFDSVISDEINYDLLRTLHDIQTGQITCPELLGQTLGVNSKTQDNIPTSVVKAYCPDGCKP from the exons ATGGGACTATTGAGCGAAGGCAAACCACTATCTTGGGAAGAAACCAAAGCACTAGCCGAACACGTAAGAAAACATGGCATCGTTCAGTTCATCAATCTGTACCATCGTTTGAAAGATAAACAAGGAGATATCTTGAAATTCGGCGACGAA GTGGAATACGTGATCGTTAAATTTGACCATGAAAACAAGGTAGCGAGGCTCAGTTTACGAGGAGCTGAGATATTGAAgaagttgaatgaaaaagaaGCCTTGAATCCTGA TACCGTGAAGTCGTTATGGAGACCGGAATATGCAGCTTATATGATCGAAGGTACCCCTGGCAAACCATACGGTGGTTTAACTGCTCATTTCAACGTTGTCGAAGCCAACATGAGGTACAGAAGGGAAGAAGTCGAAGAGTTTTTGGAGAAAGATGAGATCATCATGAGTGTAACTACATTCCcaag gTTAGGCTGTCCTAATTTCACGTCACCTATTTTCCAACCGAATCCGAACGAGGGTGCATCACATTCCTTATTTTTTCCTCAAGAAGCCATATTCTCGGATCACCCCAGGTTTGCAACGTTGACCAGAAATATCCGAATGCGAAGGGGTGAAAAAGTCGCCATTAATTTACCGA ttttcaagGATAAAAACACTCCTTCGCCGTTTGTCGAAGACTTACAAGCTTTGGGAGATAATGGAGAATCTGCGAAGGCAGCTTTACCAGATCACGTGTATTTGGATGCGATGGGATTTGGAATGGGATGTTGCTGTTTACAAATCACTTTTCAA gcgTGTTGTATCGACGAAGCTCGCAAACTCTACGATCAATTGACCCCTCTGTGCCCGATTCTG CTCGCAATAACAGCAGCTTCTCCGGTATTTCGTGGCTACTTGACAGATACCGATTGTCGATGGTCGGTTATATCAGGCTCGGTGGATTGTCGAACACGCGAAGAAAGAGGACTAGAGCCattgaaaaacaacaaattcGTAATTCCTAAATCTCGCTACGATTCTATCGACTCGTATTTATCTTGCGAATCCGACAA ATTCAACGATATACCTTTAATCTACGATCAAGCCATATACAATCAATTGAGAGAGAACAACATCGACCACTTACTCGCTCAGCACGTAGCTCATCTTTTCATACGCGATACGGTTTCGTTATTCGGTGAAAAAGTTAACCAAAACGATGAAGTGGATACCGATCATTTCGAG AATATTCAATCGACCAATTGGCAGACTATGAGGTTCAAGCCGCCTCCTCCCAACTCCAATATTGGTTGGAGAGTCGAATTCAGACCGTGTGAAAATCAGTCGACCGATTTCGAAAACGCAGCTGTTGTCTGCTTTATCGTCATGTTAACCAGAGTTTTGTTATCGTATAATATCGATTTGATTATACCAATTAGTAAA GtcgacgaaaatttaaaaaacgctcaaaaacgAAACGCAATCAACACGGAGAAATTTTGGTTcagaaaatacatcaatttaTCGAGCAAAACATGTCCAAATTTATTAAGCGATCCTGcctttaaaaatatgaattttactCCCGAAGATTCCGAGCCTGTATACACACAAATGACAATAAACGAAATCATCAATGGAAAA GAAGGTGAATTCCCAGGTTTGATACCGCTTCTGAACACTTACCTTTTTAGCATGGAAATAGACGCAGATACGCATTGCACAATTCAACAGTACTTGAGCTTAATCAAAGGACGAGCTTCAGGTGAAATTCTTACGACCGCTGGTTGGATAAGGAAATACGTCAGGGAACACCCCAGTTACAA ATTCGATTCGGTCATCAGCGATGAAATCAATTACGATTTATTGAGAACTTTACACGATATTCAAACCGGCCAAATCACTTGTCCAGAGTTACTCGGACAAACCTTAGGGGTTAACTCGAAGACTCAAGATAATATACCTACCTCGGTGGTAAAAGCGTACTGTCCCGATGGATGTAAACCATAA
- the LOC135838983 gene encoding uncharacterized protein LOC135838983 isoform X1 translates to MLVGFKIEMNTTMGSPAPKWYEPSIYKLYVCPVTGFDKQSLLEEFGQYGEVIDAFVSDPVSNGFQWAFVYFATEEGILEAIRKIEEGDKPYRVNRAKPKIFKPASVLAAEKSVSTKMLNGIGAAVQQANGVSFLTPPNCVFCKRITVKQCISCKNAFCQTECALDGWRFHTSTCIKVAELIKVSEANAGLDLPPMVNVPATGNPIASTVVNFMKDCKSANKKFSTNEFAEACNYRGKGPDMKDEPSIDYVPNIPTPPASKSYHNSNFDKNKRNAASFQKSNMDNSEIDGQPPAPNDKSYNKVPFKKYNKNNDYKDRGNRRSFQNTAPQKPPNHNDHTNGNVESKQQDPWNSDLKRVPFPRKSTPKYNAENEETEQNTYDRPGSKQSYSYQKPDRRNSDPKDTAPVPNGQSNESEKRVAFKPNPPNDQPKRPIRSQEPKITTAPETDLKLKAGDAIRVMVGSIQSENTFYVADSQKVIEVLKDIVSIADNVPELNHAEVNSQCLAFFDGAWYRARIISTNPIQVEYIDYGNREFCDIENLKKMPDALTKYLPLASRVKLHEGSINETNIKENEEVDIYVRQYDDSSDTWIIDAL, encoded by the exons ATGCTCGTAGGATTTAAA ATCGAAATGAACACGACGATGGGTTCACCGGCGCCAAAATGGTACGAACCTTCTATCTACAAGCTGTACGTCTGCCCGGTCACCGGTTTCGATAAACAATCTTTGTTGGAAGAGTTCGGCCAGTACGGCGAAGTTATCGATGCCTTTGTTTCGGACCCAGTCAGTAATGGTTTTCAATGGGCTTTCGTGTACTTCGCGACCGAAGAAGGTATACTCGAAGCTATTCGAAAAATCGAAGAAGGCGATAAACCATACCGAGTTAACCGAGCTAAGCCCAAGATATTCAAACCAGCCAGTGTCTTAGCGGCGGAAAAATCAGTCAGTACGAAAATGTTAAACGGAATAGGAGCCGCCGTTCAGCAAGCCAACGGAGTATCCTTTCTTACTCCACCGAACTGCGTGTTTTGCAAAAGAATCACCGTTAAGCAATGTATCTCGTGCAAGAATGCGTTTTGTCAGACCGAATGTGCATTGGATGGATGGCGATTCCATACCAGCACTTGTATCAAAGTTGCCGAATTGATCAAAGTATCCGAAGCGAATGCTGGCCTCGATTTACCTCCTATGGTCAACGTTCCAGCTACCGGTAATCCTATCGCTTCGACGGTagtaaattttatgaaagatTGTAAATcagcgaataaaaaattcagcacGAACGAATTCGCCGAAGCTTGTAATTACCGAGGCAAAGGACCCGATATGAAAGATGAACCGAGTATCGATTACGTACCGAATATTCCGACGCCGCCTGCTTCGAAGAGTTATCATAATTctaatttcgataaaaataaaagaaacgcAGCGTCGTTCCAGAAGTCTAATATGGATAATAGCGAAATCGACGGTCAACCTCCGGCACCCAATGATAAATCGTACAATAAAGTACCGTTTAAAAAGTATAATAAAAACAACGATTACAAAGATCGGGGAAATCGTCGTTCGTTCCAAAATACCGCGCCTCAGAAACCGCCCAACCATAACGATCACACAAATGGTAATGTCGAAAGTAAACAACAAGATCCCTGGAACTCTGACCTGAAACGTGTCCCATTCCCACGTAAATCGACTCCAAAATATAACGCAGAAAACGAAGAAACCGAACAAAATACGTACGATAGACCCGGTTCGAAGCAATCGTATTCGTACCAGAAACCAGACCGAAGAAATTCCGATCCTAAAGACACAGCTCCGGTTCCCAACGGCCAAAGCAACGAATCCGAGAAACGAGTCGCTTTCAAACCAAATCCCCCCAACGACCAACCCAAGCGCCCGATCAGAAGTCAAGAACCTAAAATTACCACGGCGCCGGAAACCGATCTGAAATTAAAAGCCGGCGATGCCATTCGAGTGATGGTCGGATCAATCCAAAGTGAAAATACCTTCTACGTTGCCGATTCTCAAAAGGTTATCGAAGTATTGAAAGATATCGTTTCCATTGCCGATAATGTTCCTGAATTGAACCACGCCGAAGTGAACTCTCAATGCTTGGCGTTTTTCGACGGTGCATGGTATCGTGCCAGGATCATCAGCACGAATCCTATCCAAGTTGAATATATCGATTACGGTAATCGGGAATTTTGTGACAtcgaaaacctgaaaaaaatgccCGACGCGTTGACTAAATATTTACCATTAGCTAGCCGAGTGAAATTGCACGAAGGTAGTATAAATGAGACGAATATCAAAGAAAACGAAGAAGTCGATATTTACGTTAGACAATACGACGATTCGAGTGATACGTGGATTATCGACGCATTGTAA
- the LOC135838983 gene encoding uncharacterized protein LOC135838983 isoform X2: MVPAEIEMNTTMGSPAPKWYEPSIYKLYVCPVTGFDKQSLLEEFGQYGEVIDAFVSDPVSNGFQWAFVYFATEEGILEAIRKIEEGDKPYRVNRAKPKIFKPASVLAAEKSVSTKMLNGIGAAVQQANGVSFLTPPNCVFCKRITVKQCISCKNAFCQTECALDGWRFHTSTCIKVAELIKVSEANAGLDLPPMVNVPATGNPIASTVVNFMKDCKSANKKFSTNEFAEACNYRGKGPDMKDEPSIDYVPNIPTPPASKSYHNSNFDKNKRNAASFQKSNMDNSEIDGQPPAPNDKSYNKVPFKKYNKNNDYKDRGNRRSFQNTAPQKPPNHNDHTNGNVESKQQDPWNSDLKRVPFPRKSTPKYNAENEETEQNTYDRPGSKQSYSYQKPDRRNSDPKDTAPVPNGQSNESEKRVAFKPNPPNDQPKRPIRSQEPKITTAPETDLKLKAGDAIRVMVGSIQSENTFYVADSQKVIEVLKDIVSIADNVPELNHAEVNSQCLAFFDGAWYRARIISTNPIQVEYIDYGNREFCDIENLKKMPDALTKYLPLASRVKLHEGSINETNIKENEEVDIYVRQYDDSSDTWIIDAL, translated from the exons ATGGTTCCTGCGGAG ATCGAAATGAACACGACGATGGGTTCACCGGCGCCAAAATGGTACGAACCTTCTATCTACAAGCTGTACGTCTGCCCGGTCACCGGTTTCGATAAACAATCTTTGTTGGAAGAGTTCGGCCAGTACGGCGAAGTTATCGATGCCTTTGTTTCGGACCCAGTCAGTAATGGTTTTCAATGGGCTTTCGTGTACTTCGCGACCGAAGAAGGTATACTCGAAGCTATTCGAAAAATCGAAGAAGGCGATAAACCATACCGAGTTAACCGAGCTAAGCCCAAGATATTCAAACCAGCCAGTGTCTTAGCGGCGGAAAAATCAGTCAGTACGAAAATGTTAAACGGAATAGGAGCCGCCGTTCAGCAAGCCAACGGAGTATCCTTTCTTACTCCACCGAACTGCGTGTTTTGCAAAAGAATCACCGTTAAGCAATGTATCTCGTGCAAGAATGCGTTTTGTCAGACCGAATGTGCATTGGATGGATGGCGATTCCATACCAGCACTTGTATCAAAGTTGCCGAATTGATCAAAGTATCCGAAGCGAATGCTGGCCTCGATTTACCTCCTATGGTCAACGTTCCAGCTACCGGTAATCCTATCGCTTCGACGGTagtaaattttatgaaagatTGTAAATcagcgaataaaaaattcagcacGAACGAATTCGCCGAAGCTTGTAATTACCGAGGCAAAGGACCCGATATGAAAGATGAACCGAGTATCGATTACGTACCGAATATTCCGACGCCGCCTGCTTCGAAGAGTTATCATAATTctaatttcgataaaaataaaagaaacgcAGCGTCGTTCCAGAAGTCTAATATGGATAATAGCGAAATCGACGGTCAACCTCCGGCACCCAATGATAAATCGTACAATAAAGTACCGTTTAAAAAGTATAATAAAAACAACGATTACAAAGATCGGGGAAATCGTCGTTCGTTCCAAAATACCGCGCCTCAGAAACCGCCCAACCATAACGATCACACAAATGGTAATGTCGAAAGTAAACAACAAGATCCCTGGAACTCTGACCTGAAACGTGTCCCATTCCCACGTAAATCGACTCCAAAATATAACGCAGAAAACGAAGAAACCGAACAAAATACGTACGATAGACCCGGTTCGAAGCAATCGTATTCGTACCAGAAACCAGACCGAAGAAATTCCGATCCTAAAGACACAGCTCCGGTTCCCAACGGCCAAAGCAACGAATCCGAGAAACGAGTCGCTTTCAAACCAAATCCCCCCAACGACCAACCCAAGCGCCCGATCAGAAGTCAAGAACCTAAAATTACCACGGCGCCGGAAACCGATCTGAAATTAAAAGCCGGCGATGCCATTCGAGTGATGGTCGGATCAATCCAAAGTGAAAATACCTTCTACGTTGCCGATTCTCAAAAGGTTATCGAAGTATTGAAAGATATCGTTTCCATTGCCGATAATGTTCCTGAATTGAACCACGCCGAAGTGAACTCTCAATGCTTGGCGTTTTTCGACGGTGCATGGTATCGTGCCAGGATCATCAGCACGAATCCTATCCAAGTTGAATATATCGATTACGGTAATCGGGAATTTTGTGACAtcgaaaacctgaaaaaaatgccCGACGCGTTGACTAAATATTTACCATTAGCTAGCCGAGTGAAATTGCACGAAGGTAGTATAAATGAGACGAATATCAAAGAAAACGAAGAAGTCGATATTTACGTTAGACAATACGACGATTCGAGTGATACGTGGATTATCGACGCATTGTAA
- the LOC135838983 gene encoding uncharacterized protein LOC135838983 isoform X3, producing MNTTMGSPAPKWYEPSIYKLYVCPVTGFDKQSLLEEFGQYGEVIDAFVSDPVSNGFQWAFVYFATEEGILEAIRKIEEGDKPYRVNRAKPKIFKPASVLAAEKSVSTKMLNGIGAAVQQANGVSFLTPPNCVFCKRITVKQCISCKNAFCQTECALDGWRFHTSTCIKVAELIKVSEANAGLDLPPMVNVPATGNPIASTVVNFMKDCKSANKKFSTNEFAEACNYRGKGPDMKDEPSIDYVPNIPTPPASKSYHNSNFDKNKRNAASFQKSNMDNSEIDGQPPAPNDKSYNKVPFKKYNKNNDYKDRGNRRSFQNTAPQKPPNHNDHTNGNVESKQQDPWNSDLKRVPFPRKSTPKYNAENEETEQNTYDRPGSKQSYSYQKPDRRNSDPKDTAPVPNGQSNESEKRVAFKPNPPNDQPKRPIRSQEPKITTAPETDLKLKAGDAIRVMVGSIQSENTFYVADSQKVIEVLKDIVSIADNVPELNHAEVNSQCLAFFDGAWYRARIISTNPIQVEYIDYGNREFCDIENLKKMPDALTKYLPLASRVKLHEGSINETNIKENEEVDIYVRQYDDSSDTWIIDAL from the coding sequence ATGAACACGACGATGGGTTCACCGGCGCCAAAATGGTACGAACCTTCTATCTACAAGCTGTACGTCTGCCCGGTCACCGGTTTCGATAAACAATCTTTGTTGGAAGAGTTCGGCCAGTACGGCGAAGTTATCGATGCCTTTGTTTCGGACCCAGTCAGTAATGGTTTTCAATGGGCTTTCGTGTACTTCGCGACCGAAGAAGGTATACTCGAAGCTATTCGAAAAATCGAAGAAGGCGATAAACCATACCGAGTTAACCGAGCTAAGCCCAAGATATTCAAACCAGCCAGTGTCTTAGCGGCGGAAAAATCAGTCAGTACGAAAATGTTAAACGGAATAGGAGCCGCCGTTCAGCAAGCCAACGGAGTATCCTTTCTTACTCCACCGAACTGCGTGTTTTGCAAAAGAATCACCGTTAAGCAATGTATCTCGTGCAAGAATGCGTTTTGTCAGACCGAATGTGCATTGGATGGATGGCGATTCCATACCAGCACTTGTATCAAAGTTGCCGAATTGATCAAAGTATCCGAAGCGAATGCTGGCCTCGATTTACCTCCTATGGTCAACGTTCCAGCTACCGGTAATCCTATCGCTTCGACGGTagtaaattttatgaaagatTGTAAATcagcgaataaaaaattcagcacGAACGAATTCGCCGAAGCTTGTAATTACCGAGGCAAAGGACCCGATATGAAAGATGAACCGAGTATCGATTACGTACCGAATATTCCGACGCCGCCTGCTTCGAAGAGTTATCATAATTctaatttcgataaaaataaaagaaacgcAGCGTCGTTCCAGAAGTCTAATATGGATAATAGCGAAATCGACGGTCAACCTCCGGCACCCAATGATAAATCGTACAATAAAGTACCGTTTAAAAAGTATAATAAAAACAACGATTACAAAGATCGGGGAAATCGTCGTTCGTTCCAAAATACCGCGCCTCAGAAACCGCCCAACCATAACGATCACACAAATGGTAATGTCGAAAGTAAACAACAAGATCCCTGGAACTCTGACCTGAAACGTGTCCCATTCCCACGTAAATCGACTCCAAAATATAACGCAGAAAACGAAGAAACCGAACAAAATACGTACGATAGACCCGGTTCGAAGCAATCGTATTCGTACCAGAAACCAGACCGAAGAAATTCCGATCCTAAAGACACAGCTCCGGTTCCCAACGGCCAAAGCAACGAATCCGAGAAACGAGTCGCTTTCAAACCAAATCCCCCCAACGACCAACCCAAGCGCCCGATCAGAAGTCAAGAACCTAAAATTACCACGGCGCCGGAAACCGATCTGAAATTAAAAGCCGGCGATGCCATTCGAGTGATGGTCGGATCAATCCAAAGTGAAAATACCTTCTACGTTGCCGATTCTCAAAAGGTTATCGAAGTATTGAAAGATATCGTTTCCATTGCCGATAATGTTCCTGAATTGAACCACGCCGAAGTGAACTCTCAATGCTTGGCGTTTTTCGACGGTGCATGGTATCGTGCCAGGATCATCAGCACGAATCCTATCCAAGTTGAATATATCGATTACGGTAATCGGGAATTTTGTGACAtcgaaaacctgaaaaaaatgccCGACGCGTTGACTAAATATTTACCATTAGCTAGCCGAGTGAAATTGCACGAAGGTAGTATAAATGAGACGAATATCAAAGAAAACGAAGAAGTCGATATTTACGTTAGACAATACGACGATTCGAGTGATACGTGGATTATCGACGCATTGTAA